The DNA segment CCTGGTCAGTCTCATAGAGCTGCGGCTCGGCCTGGGCCCTGGGGGCGCGCACCCTCAGGCGGATCACCTTGGTCAGGGCGACAGTGACTCTGGTCGCTAATCCCACCTGGCTGGCTCTTCCGGGCTCCTGGGGCAGCCTGGTGGGCGTGGGGGCAAGGGGGCACTTCTGGCCTCTCCGGTCACTCTGCCcagcccccctctgcccccaccctccaccccccagccctgctcagcAGAGCCGAATGGGGCCGTCACGCGGGGGCCAGACAGGCCCAGGGCTCAccttgaggggggtgggggaggcgatGGTGCTGACCACGGGGATGAAAGAGAGTGTGTAGGCGTCGGGGAAGACCTGGGGCTGGAAACCCTGCAGGATGGAGTCCACCAGCAGGCGCACACGGTCCTCGTCGCGGTGGCTGCAGGGGACGCCCCGCACCAGGCCGCTGTCCTCGACGCCCACGAACAGGCTGCCGCCCTCGCCGTTGAGGAAGGCGCACGCGTAGCGCCGCAGGTGGTGCTTGAAGGCCAGGCTCAGGTACTCGCCGCCGCCGCGCTTGAACTCCACGCTGCGTGTCTCGCTGCCCAGGAAGGCGCCCTGGAAGAGGCGCTCCTGGCCCGGGACCTCCTGGTGCACGATGGCGCTGTCGGAGCGTGCGCCGCTGGGCCGGTCCTGGGACCTCTGCGGGGCCCGTGCCGGGGGGCTGTTGGCAGGGCTGGGGCTCGGGCTCCGGCTGCTGTTGTCCTCCcgctggggtgaggggtgagagTAAGGAGCCTCGGGGGACAGGACAAGAGGGACGGGACACACCTCCTTCCGCCTGGGGCCCAGCCTGCTCGGGCATCCTAATGCCCCGTCCCAGGCGAAAGGGCCTAACTGCCCACCGTCCTGCAGCCAGTGCTGGAAACCTGCTAAGTCAAGGGTTTGAGCCGCCACTGCTCCTTCCTGCTGGGCTATGGTATGCATGGTGAGGACAAGGAGTTCTCCTTCTCAGGTCGGGGGCCAGAACCCCGGAGGCCAATCTCTTCCCACTTAGGTTGTAGACTGGCCTCTGAGGCTCGGGGCCAAGATCATTCCAACAGATAACCCCCTTCTTGTCTCCCTGAAATGCCTGCCTATCGCTTTCTGGACCACTGATCAGTCCTGAATCTCAACCCTCCTCTGGCCCTCCTGAGACCCTTTCcgtggtttctgttttgttctcggGCTCTGTGCATGAGCAGACTCATGGCCACCGGCCTCTTCTGGGCCTCATCACGGCCTCCGTACCTCCCATCCACCCTCCTTGCTGACCCTGGACGCAAGAAGATTCTCACTCCTCCCTTACTGGGTTCTCTGCTGCTGTCCCCGGCTCCTTGCTGCCTCCCAGTCTCCAGCAGGGGCTTCCGGGGCTGGGAGTGCCGTGCGGGCTGGGGCATGGTGGTGAGGGGCGCATCCCTACCAGCCCTGCAGTTCCCAAAGGAAACAGTTTCTCAGAAACACGAGAAACTGCCACACAAACATGAAGTCAGGCTCACAGGTCTTGAAATGTCAGTCACAGAGCTGTTCAGTTCTGCAACCATTTGAACACCACGGAGTTTTCATCccgaaagaaaaggaaaaccaagatcACCTGTCTCACAGAGTGTCCTGCCACAGCTGCAGTGAGTTGActgctccctcccatcccccataaaggcccaccttccctccctccccctgcttcggTCTCGAAGCCCttcctggcccctgccctctggCCCAGCTTTCTTCCTCAGCTCCCCAGCAGCCTTCAACCTGAGCTCCAGCGGCACCAAAAGGCTTGCCCTTCTGCAAATGCAACATCCCCCCTCACTGTGTCCCCCTGCCTAGAACGACCTTGTGCTCCCCGAGTCCCAGCTTAGACTTCAGCCCTTCTGTGAATCTGTCCCCACAGCTCTGTGTCCTCCCACGGCTCCAGGCTGCCGAAGCGCTGTAACTGGTTCTGTCTGGCTCTGCTCAAAGATGAGGGCTCTTTAAGGCAGGGCCGAGCCTTTGCTTTCTGCTGTGCAGCCTGGCCTGGAGCGGGCACTGATGTTGGCCAGCCGAGTGGATGAGGTGGGCCAAAGAGAAAACCCTGAAGGCCCGGGCTGGCCCAGACCCAGAGGATGGAATACAGAAGGGCCCAGGGAGCAGTCCCCACACTTTGGCCCTTCTCCAGACGCTTCCAGGCTGGAGGCAAACTGTGAAGGTCAGCGAGCCTCCCCAGAGTCAGCAGGCAGTGCCAGCCTCAGGCTATGCTCATTTGAGTAGCAGCCCGCAGGTTTGCAGATCTGCCCCCGGCTCCTCAAAGACGcacctccacccctgcccaggcTTCTCCCCGCCCCCGGGTGAGGCTCTGGGGCTTGCAGGCTTGGTGGCTCCAGAAGCGCCCCTTTTACCTCTCTGCCGCGCGAGGGCCCTCGGCCGTCACCCAACACCAGCTCCTTCCCGCGGGCCACCAGCTCCTTGAGGATCTGGTGCTCCTCCACGGCCGTCTGCAGGcgccaggggagggaggccaggctgTCCCTGTGGGTGGTCACCTGCACCAGTGCGTAGGCCTTCCGTGGTCGCCTCACCACCTCGATGTGCTCCCGTGCCACCGGCAGCCCCAGCCGTTCCAGGGCGTCTCGCAGCAGGCAGGTGAGCACAGGCACTGAGAACTGGGGGTTCAGGTGGCCCACGTAGAGAATGTGCGTGCTGGGCGTCACCTGCAGGCCTGAGTCCTCAGGCAGGGACTCTTCCCTGGGGACCTCTTGCAGGGGCGGCGTGCCCGGGAGCTCCATGAGGGGCTGCTGCACCTGTGTTTGCGGTGATctcttcctggggggggggggggggggatccctgGAGGGGTCTCCCTCAGAAGGGCTTCCGGGATTCCTTACTGCTGGCTGTTCTTCCCAGGGCCTCCCAGGGGACTCAGGGGGTGCAGAGGCTCCTGGGAGGTTCACAGAttggcaggggctgggcagagccagagggagggagggagggcagagggccaGCCGGAAGGGGCCTGCCACCCACCCAAGCCCAAGGCCTAGGACAGGAAAGAAGGGAGTCAACCAGGGCTGAGGCAGACAGCAGAGCATGTGGGCCTGCCCCTCCATTCTACAGGAGGGAAGACCGAGGGGATATGCCCAAAGAGGGGCCGAGGGGACCAGAACTCAGGTCTTTGAGGGCCCCACCACAACCCTTCATGGGCCCCAGACGTCCTGTCTTTCCTCTCCAGTCCATAGGCTGGAGGCCTCCCAGGGTTTCCTGCCCCCCCAGGAGTCCCTGCTGCCTCCAGGCCCCAGGGAAACCTTTTCAAGGGGACTCTGGAGAGGAAGCTTTAACCCGGGGCTTGGAGGACCAGCAGCAGCCACACCGAAGCTTCTTGCCCCGTCTGAGCCTGGTGTGAGCCCAGCAGAGGCTCTGAAACAGGGC comes from the Acinonyx jubatus isolate Ajub_Pintada_27869175 chromosome C1, VMU_Ajub_asm_v1.0, whole genome shotgun sequence genome and includes:
- the SLFNL1 gene encoding schlafen-like protein 1 isoform X1, which codes for MEGQAHMLCCLPQPWLTPFFPVLGLGLGWVAGPFRLALCPPSLPLALPSPCQSVNLPGASAPPESPGRPWEEQPAVRNPGSPSEGDPSRDPPPPPPRKRSPQTQVQQPLMELPGTPPLQEVPREESLPEDSGLQVTPSTHILYVGHLNPQFSVPVLTCLLRDALERLGLPVAREHIEVVRRPRKAYALVQVTTHRDSLASLPWRLQTAVEEHQILKELVARGKELVLGDGRGPSRGREREDNSSRSPSPSPANSPPARAPQRSQDRPSGARSDSAIVHQEVPGQERLFQGAFLGSETRSVEFKRGGGEYLSLAFKHHLRRYACAFLNGEGGSLFVGVEDSGLVRGVPCSHRDEDRVRLLVDSILQGFQPQVFPDAYTLSFIPVVSTIASPTPLKVIRLRVRAPRAQAEPQLYETDQGEVFLRRDGSIQGPLSVHAIQEWYKQKWVVELRTLQERVKVLTAEKEQLRQQLKQQGPGSRTCCVL
- the SLFNL1 gene encoding schlafen-like protein 1 isoform X3; translated protein: MEGQAHMLCCLPQPWLTPFFPVLGLGLGWVAGPFRLALCPPSLPLALPSPCQSVNLPGASAPPESPGRPWEEQPAVRNPGSPSEGDPSRDPPPPPPRKRSPQTQVQQPLMELPGTPPLQEVPREESLPEDSGLQVTPSTHILYVGHLNPQFSVPVLTCLLRDALERLGLPVAREHIEVVRRPRKAYALVQVTTHRDSLASLPWRLQTAVEEHQILKELVARGKELVLGDGRGPSRGREVKGALLEPPSLQAPEPHPGAGRSLGRGGGASRSPSPSPANSPPARAPQRSQDRPSGARSDSAIVHQEVPGQERLFQGAFLGSETRSVEFKRGGGEYLSLAFKHHLRRYACAFLNGEGGSLFVGVEDSGLVRGVPCSHRDEDRVRLLVDSILQGFQPQVFPDAYTLSFIPVVSTIASPTPLKVIRLRVRAPRAQAEPQLYETDQGEVFLRRDGSIQGPLSVHAIQEWYKQKWVVELRTLQERVKVLTAEKEQLRQQLKQQGPGSRTCCVL
- the SLFNL1 gene encoding schlafen-like protein 1 isoform X2, which translates into the protein MEGQAHMLCCLPQPWLTPFFPVLGLGLGWVAGPFRLALCPPSLPLALPSPCQSVNLPGASAPPESPGRPWEEQPAVRNPGSPSEGDPSRDPPPPPPRKRSPQTQVQQPLMELPGTPPLQEVPREESLPEDSGLQVTPSTHILYVGHLNPQFSVPVLTCLLRDALERLGLPVAREHIEVVRRPRKAYALVQVTTHRDSLASLPWRLQTAVEEHQILKELVARGKELVLGDGRGPSRGREREDNSSRSPSPSPANSPPARAPQRSQDRPSGARSDSAIVHQEVPGQERLFQGAFLGSETRSVEFKRGGGEYLSLAFKHHLRRYACAFLNGEGGSLFVGVEDSGLVRGVPCSHRDEDRVRLLVDSILQGFQPQVFPDAYTLSFIPVVSTIASPTPLKAAPGARKSQPGGISDQSHCRPDQGDPPEGARPQGPGRAAAL